The following proteins are encoded in a genomic region of Comamonas resistens:
- a CDS encoding multidrug efflux RND transporter permease subunit → MARFFIDRPVFAWVISLLIVLVGILSIRALPVAQYPDIAPPVVNVGASYPGASAKVVEEAVTAIIEREMNGAPGLMYTSSSSDSTGWASINLTFKQGTNPDLAAVEVQNRLKAVEPRLPESVRRDGVRVEKAADNIQLVVSLKSDGSLDDIQLGELAASNVLQALRRVEGVGKVQSFGAEAAMRIWPDPAKLTAMSLTPGDIVTALRSHNARVTIGELGNQAVPKDAPLNASIVAGESLRTPEQFGNIPLRAQPDGATLRLKDVARVELGGTDYMYLSRVNGMTGTGLGIKLAPGSNAVETTKRIRATMQELAQYFPPGVTWDIPYETSTFVEISIKKVLMTLLEAVALVFCVMYLFMQNFRATLIPTLVVPVALLGTLGVMLGLGYSINVLTMFGMVLAIGILVDDAIVVVENVERIMAEEGLPPREATVKAMGQISGAIVGITVVLVSVFVPMAFFDGAVGNIYRQFAVTLAVSIAFSAFLALSLTPALCASMLKPIAAGHHEKRGFFGWFNRAFARLTTRYTARVSGVLARPVRFGLAYLAVIAAVALLFARLPSSFLPDEDQGSFMAMVILPQGSPQAETMAMVKEVERYMMEHEPVAYVYSVNGFSNYGSGPNSAMFFVTLKDWKQRGAADLHVNAVVERINAAFADRKNVMVHALNSPPLPDLGSTSGFDFRLQDRGGLGYEALTQARQQLLAAAAKHPALTEVVFAGQEDAPQLQLFVDRDKAQAMGVTIDEINTALAVMYGSDYIGDFMLNGQVRRVTVQADGKSRVKVDDVSRLHVRNLQGQMVPLSAFATLTWSMGPPQLNRYNGFPSFTINGSAAPGHSSGEAMRAMEALAADLPRGIGFDWSGQSYEERLSGNQAPVLFALSVLVVFLALAALYESWSIPLAVILVVPLGVIGAVLGVTLRGMPNDIYFKVGLIATIGLSAKNAILIVEVAKDLVRDGQGIVSATLEAARLRLRPIVMTSLAFGVGVLPLALATGAASGAQAAIGTGVLGGIITATVLAIFLVPLFFLIVGRVLGTRVRPLRPQGRETLETSP, encoded by the coding sequence ATGGCGCGTTTTTTTATCGATCGCCCGGTCTTCGCCTGGGTGATCTCGCTACTGATCGTGCTGGTCGGCATCCTGTCGATCCGCGCGTTGCCGGTGGCTCAGTATCCCGACATCGCTCCGCCGGTGGTCAACGTCGGCGCCAGCTATCCCGGCGCCTCGGCCAAGGTGGTCGAAGAGGCCGTCACCGCCATCATCGAACGCGAGATGAACGGCGCCCCGGGGCTGATGTACACCTCGTCCAGCAGCGATTCGACGGGCTGGGCCAGCATCAACCTGACCTTCAAGCAAGGCACCAATCCGGACCTGGCGGCCGTGGAAGTGCAGAACCGCCTGAAGGCGGTGGAGCCGCGCCTGCCCGAATCGGTGCGTCGCGACGGCGTGCGCGTGGAGAAGGCGGCCGACAACATCCAGCTGGTGGTGTCGCTGAAATCGGACGGCAGCCTGGACGACATCCAGCTGGGCGAGCTGGCCGCCTCCAACGTGCTGCAGGCCCTGCGCCGCGTGGAAGGCGTGGGCAAGGTGCAATCCTTCGGCGCCGAAGCCGCCATGCGCATCTGGCCCGATCCGGCCAAGCTGACGGCCATGTCCCTGACCCCGGGCGACATCGTCACGGCCCTGCGCAGCCATAACGCGCGGGTCACCATCGGCGAACTCGGCAACCAGGCCGTGCCCAAGGACGCCCCGCTGAACGCCAGCATCGTCGCCGGCGAATCCCTGCGCACGCCCGAGCAGTTCGGCAACATCCCGCTGCGCGCGCAGCCGGACGGCGCCACGCTGCGCCTGAAGGACGTGGCCCGGGTCGAGCTGGGCGGCACCGACTATATGTACCTGTCGCGCGTCAACGGCATGACCGGCACCGGCCTGGGCATCAAGCTGGCGCCCGGGTCGAACGCGGTGGAAACCACCAAGCGCATCCGCGCCACGATGCAGGAGCTGGCCCAGTACTTCCCGCCGGGGGTGACCTGGGACATTCCGTACGAGACCTCCACCTTCGTGGAGATCTCCATCAAGAAGGTGCTGATGACGCTGCTGGAAGCCGTGGCCCTGGTGTTCTGCGTGATGTACCTGTTCATGCAGAACTTCCGCGCCACGCTCATTCCGACGCTGGTCGTGCCCGTGGCCCTGCTGGGCACGCTGGGCGTGATGCTGGGCCTGGGCTATTCCATCAACGTGCTGACGATGTTCGGCATGGTGCTGGCCATCGGCATCCTGGTGGACGACGCCATCGTCGTGGTGGAGAACGTCGAGCGCATCATGGCCGAGGAAGGCCTGCCGCCGCGCGAGGCCACGGTGAAGGCCATGGGCCAGATCAGCGGCGCCATCGTGGGCATCACGGTGGTGCTGGTGTCGGTGTTCGTGCCCATGGCCTTCTTCGACGGCGCGGTGGGCAACATCTACCGCCAGTTCGCGGTGACGCTGGCCGTGTCGATCGCGTTCTCGGCCTTCCTGGCGCTGTCGCTGACGCCGGCGCTGTGCGCCAGCATGCTCAAGCCCATCGCCGCGGGCCACCACGAGAAGCGCGGCTTCTTCGGCTGGTTCAACCGGGCCTTCGCGCGCCTGACCACGCGCTATACGGCGCGGGTCTCGGGCGTGCTGGCGCGGCCAGTGCGCTTCGGCCTGGCCTACCTGGCGGTGATCGCCGCGGTGGCGCTGCTGTTCGCGCGCCTGCCCTCCTCCTTCCTGCCGGACGAGGACCAGGGCAGCTTCATGGCCATGGTCATCCTGCCCCAGGGCTCGCCGCAGGCCGAGACCATGGCGATGGTGAAGGAGGTCGAGCGCTACATGATGGAGCACGAGCCCGTCGCATACGTTTATTCGGTCAACGGCTTCAGCAACTACGGCAGCGGACCGAACTCGGCCATGTTCTTCGTCACGCTGAAGGACTGGAAGCAGCGCGGCGCCGCCGACCTGCACGTGAATGCGGTGGTCGAACGCATCAACGCCGCCTTCGCCGACCGCAAGAACGTCATGGTGCACGCGCTGAACTCGCCGCCGCTGCCCGACCTGGGCTCCACCTCCGGCTTCGACTTCCGCCTGCAGGACCGCGGCGGCCTGGGCTACGAGGCCCTGACCCAGGCCCGCCAGCAGCTGCTGGCGGCGGCGGCCAAGCATCCCGCGCTCACCGAGGTCGTCTTCGCCGGCCAGGAAGACGCCCCCCAGCTGCAGCTGTTCGTCGACCGCGACAAGGCCCAGGCCATGGGCGTGACGATCGACGAGATCAACACGGCGCTGGCGGTGATGTATGGATCGGACTACATCGGCGACTTCATGCTCAACGGCCAGGTGCGGCGCGTGACCGTGCAGGCCGACGGCAAGAGCCGCGTCAAGGTGGACGACGTGTCGCGCCTGCACGTGCGCAACCTGCAGGGCCAGATGGTGCCGCTGTCCGCCTTCGCCACCCTGACGTGGTCGATGGGGCCGCCGCAGCTCAACCGCTACAACGGCTTCCCTTCGTTCACGATCAACGGCTCGGCGGCGCCGGGTCACAGCAGCGGCGAAGCCATGCGCGCCATGGAAGCCCTGGCGGCCGACCTGCCGCGCGGCATCGGCTTCGACTGGTCGGGCCAGTCCTACGAGGAACGGCTGTCCGGCAACCAGGCGCCCGTGCTGTTCGCGCTGTCGGTGCTGGTGGTGTTCCTGGCGCTGGCCGCGCTGTATGAAAGCTGGTCCATCCCGCTGGCGGTGATCCTGGTGGTGCCGCTGGGCGTGATCGGCGCGGTGCTGGGGGTGACGTTGCGCGGCATGCCCAACGACATCTACTTCAAGGTCGGCCTCATCGCCACCATCGGGCTGTCGGCCAAGAACGCGATCCTGATCGTGGAAGTGGCCAAGGACCTGGTGCGCGACGGCCAGGGCATCGTGTCCGCCACCCTGGAGGCGGCAAGGCTGCGGCTGCGCCCCATCGTGATGACCTCGCTGGCCTTCGGCGTGGGCGTGCTGCCCCTGGCGCTGGCCACCGGCGCGGCCTCGGGCGCCCAGGCCGCGATCGGCACGGGCGTGCTGGGCGGCATCATCACCGCGACGGTGCTGGCCATCTTCCTGGTGCCGCTGTTCTTTCTCATCGTGGGCCGCGTGCTGGGCACGCGCGTCCGCCCCTTGCGTCCGCAAGGCCGCGAAACGCTGGAGACCTCGCCATGA
- a CDS encoding class 1 integron integrase IntI1 gives MKTATAPLPPLRSVKVLDQLRERIRYLHYSLRTEQAYVHWVRAFIRFHGVRHPATLGSSEVEAFLSWLANERKVSVSTHRQALAALLFFYGKVLCTDLPWLQEIGRPRPSRRLPVVLTPDEVVRILGFLEGEHRLFAQLLYGTGMRISEGLQLRVKDLDFDHGTIIVREGKGSKDRALMLPESLAPSLREQLSRARAWWLKDQAEGRSGVALPDALERKYPRAGHSWPWFWVFAQHTHSTDPRSGVVRRHHMYDQTFQRAFKRAVEGTVAKLAMRQPFVLFKGLTFQKLCLPGAFRPGDHHNKMLRPGLCVVHASPQYL, from the coding sequence ATGAAAACCGCCACTGCGCCGTTACCACCGCTGCGTTCGGTCAAGGTTCTGGACCAGTTGCGTGAGCGCATACGCTACTTGCATTACAGCTTACGAACCGAACAGGCTTATGTCCACTGGGTTCGTGCCTTCATCCGTTTCCACGGTGTGCGTCACCCGGCAACCTTGGGCAGCAGCGAAGTCGAGGCATTTCTGTCCTGGCTGGCGAACGAGCGCAAGGTTTCGGTCTCCACGCATCGTCAGGCATTGGCGGCCTTGCTGTTCTTCTACGGCAAGGTGCTGTGCACGGATCTGCCCTGGCTTCAGGAGATCGGAAGACCTCGGCCGTCGCGGCGCTTGCCGGTGGTGCTGACCCCGGATGAAGTGGTTCGCATCCTCGGTTTTCTGGAAGGCGAGCATCGTTTGTTCGCCCAGCTTCTGTATGGAACGGGCATGCGGATCAGTGAGGGTTTGCAACTGCGGGTCAAGGATCTGGATTTCGATCACGGCACGATCATCGTGCGGGAGGGCAAGGGCTCCAAGGATCGGGCCTTGATGTTACCCGAGAGCTTGGCACCCAGCCTGCGCGAGCAGCTGTCGCGTGCACGGGCATGGTGGCTGAAGGACCAGGCCGAGGGCCGCAGCGGCGTTGCGCTTCCCGACGCCCTTGAGCGGAAGTATCCGCGCGCCGGGCATTCCTGGCCGTGGTTCTGGGTTTTTGCGCAGCACACGCATTCGACCGATCCACGGAGCGGTGTCGTGCGTCGCCATCACATGTATGACCAGACCTTTCAGCGCGCCTTCAAACGTGCCGTAGAAGGCACTGTTGCAAAGTTAGCGATGAGGCAGCCTTTTGTCTTATTCAAAGGCCTTACATTTCAAAAACTCTGCTTACCAGGCGCATTTCGCCCAGGGGATCACCATAATAAAATGCTGAGGCCTGGCCTTTGCGTAGTGCACGCATCACCTCAATACCTTTGA
- the floR gene encoding chloramphenicol/florfenicol efflux MFS transporter FloR, with product MTTTRPAWAYTLPAALLLMAPFDILASLAMDIYLPVVPAMPGILNTTPAMIQLTLSLYMVMLGVGQVIFGPLSDRIGRRPILLAGATAFVIASLGAAWSSTAPAFVAFRLLQAVGASAMLVATFATVRDVYANRPEGVVIYGLFSSMLAFVPALGPIAGVLIGEFLGWQAIFITLAILAMLALLNAGFRWHETRPLDQVKTRRSVLPIFASPAFWVYTVGFSAGMGTYFVFFSTAPRVLIGQAEYSEIGFSFAFATVALVMIVTTRFAKSFVARWGIAGCVARGMALLVCGAVLLGIGELYGSPSFLTFILPMWVVAVGIVFTVSVTANGALAEFDDIAGSAVAFYFCIQSLIVSIVGTLAVTLLNGDTAWPVICYATAMAVLVSLGLALLRSRDAATEKSPVV from the coding sequence ATGACCACCACACGCCCCGCGTGGGCCTATACGCTGCCGGCAGCACTGCTGCTGATGGCTCCTTTCGACATCCTCGCTTCACTGGCGATGGATATTTATCTCCCTGTCGTTCCAGCGATGCCCGGCATCCTGAACACGACGCCCGCTATGATCCAACTCACGTTGAGCCTCTATATGGTGATGCTCGGCGTGGGCCAGGTGATTTTTGGTCCGCTCTCAGACAGAATCGGGCGACGGCCAATTCTACTTGCGGGCGCAACGGCTTTCGTCATTGCGTCTCTGGGAGCAGCTTGGTCTTCAACTGCACCGGCCTTTGTCGCTTTCCGTCTACTTCAAGCAGTGGGCGCGTCGGCCATGCTGGTGGCGACGTTCGCGACGGTTCGCGACGTTTATGCCAACCGTCCTGAGGGTGTCGTCATCTACGGCCTTTTCAGTTCGATGCTGGCGTTCGTGCCTGCGCTCGGCCCTATCGCCGGAGTATTGATCGGCGAGTTCTTGGGATGGCAGGCGATATTCATTACTTTGGCTATACTGGCGATGCTCGCACTCCTAAATGCGGGTTTCAGGTGGCACGAAACCCGCCCTCTGGATCAAGTCAAGACGCGCCGATCTGTCTTGCCGATCTTCGCGAGTCCGGCTTTTTGGGTTTACACTGTCGGCTTTAGCGCCGGTATGGGCACCTACTTCGTCTTCTTCTCGACGGCTCCCCGTGTGCTCATAGGCCAAGCGGAATATTCCGAGATCGGATTCAGCTTTGCCTTCGCCACTGTCGCGCTTGTAATGATCGTGACAACCCGTTTCGCGAAGTCCTTTGTCGCCAGATGGGGCATCGCAGGATGCGTGGCGCGTGGGATGGCGTTGCTTGTTTGCGGAGCGGTCCTGTTGGGGATCGGCGAACTTTACGGCTCGCCGTCATTCCTCACCTTCATCCTACCGATGTGGGTTGTCGCGGTCGGTATTGTCTTCACGGTGTCCGTTACCGCGAACGGCGCTTTGGCAGAGTTCGACGACATCGCTGGATCAGCGGTTGCGTTCTACTTCTGCATCCAAAGCCTGATAGTCAGTATCGTCGGGACATTGGCGGTGACGCTGTTAAACGGCGATACAGCGTGGCCCGTGATTTGTTACGCCACGGCAATGGCAGTGCTGGTGTCGTTGGGGCTGGCGCTCCTTCGATCCCGTGATGCTGCCACCGAGAAGTCGCCAGTCGTCTAG
- the arr gene encoding NAD(+)--rifampin ADP-ribosyltransferase, which yields MIKDWIPTTHENCKNMQGPFYHGTKAKLSVGELLTTGFNTHFEEGRTLKHVYFSAMLEPAIWGAELAVSLSGLDGRGYIYLVEPTGPFEDDPNLTNKKFPGNPTMSYRTSEPLQIVGVVEEWEGHSAEALKAMLDSLENLKRNGLHVIYD from the coding sequence ATGATTAAAGATTGGATTCCAACCACACATGAAAATTGTAAAAATATGCAGGGACCGTTTTATCATGGTACCAAAGCTAAATTATCGGTAGGTGAACTCCTAACAACTGGGTTCAACACTCATTTTGAAGAGGGTCGCACACTCAAGCACGTTTATTTTTCAGCTATGCTTGAGCCAGCAATTTGGGGGGCTGAACTCGCTGTTTCACTGTCTGGTCTAGATGGCCGGGGATACATATACTTAGTTGAACCAACTGGACCTTTCGAGGATGACCCGAATCTTACCAATAAAAAATTTCCAGGAAATCCAACAATGTCCTATCGAACTTCTGAGCCTCTCCAGATTGTGGGGGTCGTTGAAGAGTGGGAGGGACACTCCGCTGAAGCCCTGAAAGCGATGCTGGATTCCTTGGAGAATCTAAAGCGCAATGGACTTCATGTCATATATGATTAA
- the tetR(G) gene encoding tetracycline resistance transcriptional repressor TetR(G): protein MTKLDKGTVIAAALELLNEVGMDSLTTRKLAERLKVQQPALYWHFQNKRALLDALAEAMLAERHTRSLPEENEDWRVFLKENALSFRTALLSYRDGARIHAGTRPTEPNFGTAETQIRFLCAEGFCPKRAVWALRAVSHYVVGSVLEQQASDADERVPDRPDVSEQAPSSFLHDLFHELETDGMDAAFNFGLDSLIAGFERLRSSTTD from the coding sequence ATGACCAAACTGGACAAGGGCACCGTGATCGCGGCGGCGCTAGAGCTGTTGAACGAGGTTGGCATGGACAGCCTGACGACGCGGAAGCTCGCTGAACGCCTCAAGGTTCAGCAGCCTGCGCTTTACTGGCATTTCCAGAACAAGCGAGCGCTGCTTGATGCGCTCGCCGAGGCGATGCTGGCGGAACGCCATACCCGCTCGCTACCCGAAGAGAATGAGGACTGGCGGGTGTTCCTGAAAGAGAATGCCCTGAGCTTCAGAACGGCGTTGCTCTCTTATCGGGACGGCGCGCGTATCCATGCCGGCACTCGACCGACAGAACCGAATTTTGGCACCGCCGAGACGCAAATACGCTTTCTCTGCGCGGAGGGCTTTTGTCCGAAGCGCGCCGTTTGGGCGCTCCGGGCGGTCAGTCACTATGTGGTCGGTTCCGTTCTCGAGCAGCAGGCATCTGATGCCGATGAGAGAGTTCCGGACAGGCCAGATGTGTCCGAGCAAGCACCGTCGTCCTTCCTGCACGATCTGTTTCACGAGTTGGAAACAGACGGCATGGATGCTGCGTTCAACTTCGGACTCGACAGCCTCATCGCTGGTTTCGAGCGGCTGCGTTCATCTACAACAGATTAG
- a CDS encoding aminoglycoside N-acetyltransferase AAC(6')-Ib4, whose product MTNSNDSVTLRLMTEHDLAMLYEWLNRSHIVEWWGGEEARPTLADVQEQYLPSVLAQESVTPYIAMLNGEPIGYAQSYVALGSGDGWWEEETDPGVRGIDQSLANASQLGKGLGTKLVRALVELLFNDPEVTKIQTDPSPSNLRAIRCYEKAGFERQGTVTTPDGPAVYMVQTRQAFERTRSDA is encoded by the coding sequence GTGACCAACAGCAACGATTCCGTCACACTGCGCCTCATGACTGAGCATGACCTTGCGATGCTCTATGAGTGGCTAAATCGATCTCATATCGTCGAGTGGTGGGGCGGAGAAGAAGCACGCCCGACACTTGCTGACGTACAGGAACAGTACTTGCCAAGCGTTTTAGCGCAAGAGTCCGTCACTCCATACATTGCAATGCTGAATGGAGAGCCGATTGGGTATGCCCAGTCGTACGTTGCTCTTGGAAGCGGGGACGGATGGTGGGAAGAAGAAACCGATCCAGGAGTACGCGGAATAGACCAGTCACTGGCGAATGCATCACAACTGGGCAAAGGCTTGGGAACCAAGCTGGTTCGAGCACTGGTTGAGTTGCTGTTCAATGATCCCGAGGTCACCAAGATCCAAACGGACCCGTCGCCGAGCAACTTGCGAGCGATCCGATGCTACGAGAAAGCGGGGTTTGAGAGGCAAGGTACCGTAACCACCCCAGATGGTCCAGCCGTGTACATGGTTCAAACACGCCAGGCATTCGAGCGAACACGCAGTGATGCCTAA
- a CDS encoding MexX/AxyX family multidrug efflux RND transporter periplasmic adaptor subunit — MKQRVSLRTLALLSVVVLITGCSKPEAQQAAQEPAEVGVIVAAATPTSVATELPGRLEPYREAEVRARVAGIVTARLYEEGQDVARGAALFQIDPAPLQAAYDSEAANLARAQANLSAAADKLRRYADLVSDRAISERDHAESVAQERQARAEVALARANLQSAKLKLDYARVTSPIDGRARRALVTEGALVGEGQATPLTVVQQIDPIYVNFAQPAAEVMQLQKQIRAGALESVAPDQVRVRLLLPDGSEYARGGTLSFADLAVDPGTDNVTMRALFENPGRDLLPGMYVRVRLEQAINRDTYLVPRNALLRNAEGAHVLAAGPDGELKKIAVTAHRLQGANWIVTQGLAGGERIVVENAAHLAAGQKIKPVERAAPSAQAAAAENPEAGVQARTAAEGKKG; from the coding sequence ATGAAGCAAAGAGTCTCTCTACGCACGCTCGCCCTTTTATCCGTAGTAGTTCTTATTACTGGTTGCTCGAAGCCGGAAGCCCAGCAAGCCGCCCAGGAACCCGCCGAGGTCGGCGTCATCGTCGCGGCGGCCACGCCCACCAGCGTCGCCACCGAACTGCCGGGCCGGCTGGAACCCTATCGCGAGGCCGAGGTGCGCGCCCGCGTGGCGGGCATCGTCACCGCGCGCCTGTACGAGGAAGGCCAGGACGTGGCGCGCGGCGCCGCCCTGTTCCAGATCGATCCCGCCCCCTTGCAGGCCGCCTACGATTCCGAAGCCGCCAACCTGGCGCGGGCGCAGGCGAACCTGTCCGCCGCCGCCGACAAGCTGCGCCGCTACGCGGACCTGGTGTCGGACCGCGCCATCAGCGAACGCGACCACGCCGAAAGCGTGGCACAGGAACGCCAGGCCCGGGCCGAGGTCGCCCTGGCCCGCGCCAACCTGCAAAGCGCCAAGCTGAAGCTGGACTACGCCCGCGTCACCTCGCCCATCGACGGGCGGGCGCGGCGCGCGCTGGTGACGGAAGGCGCGCTGGTCGGCGAAGGCCAGGCCACGCCGCTGACGGTGGTGCAGCAGATCGATCCCATCTACGTGAACTTCGCGCAGCCCGCCGCCGAGGTGATGCAGCTGCAGAAGCAGATCCGCGCCGGCGCCCTGGAAAGCGTGGCGCCGGACCAGGTTCGGGTGCGGCTGCTGCTGCCTGACGGTTCCGAGTACGCGCGCGGCGGCACGCTGTCGTTTGCCGACCTGGCGGTCGATCCGGGCACGGACAACGTCACCATGCGGGCGCTGTTCGAGAACCCGGGCCGCGACCTGCTGCCGGGCATGTACGTGCGGGTGCGGCTGGAGCAGGCGATCAATCGCGACACCTACCTGGTTCCGCGCAACGCCCTGCTGCGCAACGCCGAAGGCGCGCACGTGCTGGCCGCCGGGCCGGACGGCGAACTGAAGAAGATCGCCGTCACGGCGCATCGGCTGCAGGGCGCCAACTGGATCGTCACGCAGGGACTGGCGGGCGGCGAGCGCATCGTCGTCGAGAACGCCGCGCACCTGGCCGCGGGCCAGAAAATCAAACCGGTGGAACGGGCCGCGCCCAGCGCGCAGGCCGCCGCCGCAGAAAATCCCGAGGCCGGCGTCCAGGCAAGGACGGCCGCCGAGGGCAAAAAAGGATAA
- a CDS encoding quaternary ammonium compound efflux SMR transporter QacE delta 1 — MKGWLFLVIAIVGEVIATSALKSSEGFTKLAPSAVVIIGYGIAFYFLSLVLKSIPVGVAYAVWSGLGVVIITAIAWLLHGQKLDAWGFVGMGLIIAAFLLARSPSWKSLRRPTPW, encoded by the coding sequence ATGAAAGGCTGGCTTTTTCTTGTTATCGCAATAGTTGGCGAAGTAATCGCAACATCCGCATTAAAATCTAGCGAGGGCTTTACTAAGCTTGCCCCTTCCGCCGTTGTCATAATCGGTTATGGCATCGCATTTTATTTTCTTTCTCTGGTTCTGAAATCCATCCCTGTCGGTGTTGCTTATGCAGTCTGGTCGGGACTCGGCGTCGTCATAATTACAGCCATTGCCTGGTTGCTTCATGGGCAAAAGCTTGATGCGTGGGGCTTTGTAGGTATGGGGCTCATAATTGCTGCCTTTTTGCTCGCCCGATCCCCATCGTGGAAGTCGCTGCGGAGGCCGACGCCATGGTGA
- a CDS encoding IS6-like element IS26 family transposase — protein MNPFKGRHFQRDIILWAVRWYCKYGISYRELQEMLAERGVNVDHSTIYRWVQRYAPEMEKRLRWYWRNPSDLCPWHMDETYVKVNGRWAYLYRAVDSRGRTVDFYLSSRRNSKAAYRFLGKILNNVKKWQIPRFINTDKAPAYGRALALLKREGRCPSDVEHRQIKYRNNVIECDHGKLKRIIGATLGFKSMKTAYATIKGIEVMRALRKGQASAFYYGDPLGEMRLVSRVFEM, from the coding sequence ATGAACCCATTCAAAGGCCGGCATTTTCAGCGTGACATCATTCTGTGGGCCGTACGCTGGTACTGCAAATACGGCATCAGTTACCGTGAGCTGCAGGAGATGCTGGCTGAACGCGGAGTGAATGTCGATCACTCCACGATTTACCGCTGGGTTCAGCGTTATGCGCCTGAAATGGAAAAACGGCTGCGCTGGTACTGGCGTAACCCTTCCGATCTTTGCCCGTGGCACATGGATGAAACCTACGTGAAGGTCAATGGCCGCTGGGCGTATCTGTACCGGGCCGTCGACAGCCGGGGCCGCACTGTCGATTTTTATCTCTCCTCCCGTCGTAACAGCAAAGCTGCATACCGGTTTCTGGGTAAAATCCTCAACAACGTGAAGAAGTGGCAGATCCCGCGATTCATCAACACGGATAAAGCGCCCGCCTATGGTCGCGCGCTTGCTCTGCTCAAACGCGAAGGCCGGTGCCCGTCTGACGTTGAACACCGACAGATTAAGTACCGGAACAACGTGATTGAATGCGATCATGGCAAACTGAAACGGATAATCGGCGCCACGCTGGGATTTAAATCCATGAAGACGGCTTACGCCACCATCAAAGGTATTGAGGTGATGCGTGCACTACGCAAAGGCCAGGCCTCAGCATTTTATTATGGTGATCCCCTGGGCGAAATGCGCCTGGTAAGCAGAGTTTTTGAAATGTAA
- the folP gene encoding dihydropteroate synthase: MVTVFGILNLTEDSFFDESRRLDPAGAVTAAIEMLRVGSDVVDVGPAASHPDARPVSPADEIRRIAPLLDALSDQMHRVSIDSFQPETQRYALKRGVGYLNDIQGFPDPALYPDIAEADCRLVVMHSAQRDGIATRTGHLRPEDALDEIVRFFEARVSALRRSGVAADRLILDPGMDRRLIHGETADLAPTGFGQQVREAMDQRREHHIEQGDATRSRDSRVFYRRNLLAILREREVAGVGSDMALSKGLPFRAATDGESVSGKFTGTVHLSSGKFAVVEKSHEFTLVPWRPIIDRQLGREVMGIVQGGSVSWQLGRQRGLER, from the coding sequence ATGGTGACGGTGTTCGGCATTCTGAATCTCACCGAGGACTCCTTCTTCGATGAGAGCCGGCGGCTAGACCCCGCCGGCGCTGTCACCGCGGCGATCGAAATGCTGCGAGTCGGATCAGACGTCGTGGATGTCGGACCGGCCGCCAGCCATCCGGACGCGAGGCCTGTATCGCCGGCCGATGAGATCAGACGTATTGCGCCGCTCTTAGACGCCCTGTCCGATCAGATGCACCGTGTTTCAATCGACAGCTTCCAACCGGAAACCCAGCGCTATGCGCTCAAGCGCGGCGTGGGCTACCTGAACGATATCCAAGGATTTCCTGACCCTGCGCTCTATCCCGATATTGCTGAGGCGGACTGCAGGCTGGTGGTTATGCACTCAGCGCAGCGGGATGGCATCGCCACCCGCACCGGTCACCTTCGACCCGAAGACGCGCTCGACGAGATTGTGCGGTTCTTCGAGGCGCGGGTTTCCGCCTTGCGACGGAGCGGGGTCGCTGCCGACCGGCTCATCCTCGATCCGGGGATGGACCGGCGGCTGATCCACGGCGAGACGGCCGACCTTGCGCCAACCGGCTTCGGGCAACAAGTCCGCGAAGCCATGGACCAGCGCCGCGAGCACCATATCGAACAGGGCGACGCCACCCGCAGCCGGGACAGCCGCGTCTTCTACCGGCGCAACCTTCTCGCCATCCTGCGGGAGCGCGAGGTAGCCGGCGTCGGATCGGATATGGCTTTGAGTAAGGGCCTGCCGTTCCGCGCCGCCACGGACGGCGAGAGCGTCAGCGGCAAGTTTACCGGAACCGTGCATCTATCGAGCGGCAAGTTCGCCGTGGTCGAGAAATCCCATGAGTTCACCCTTGTCCCGTGGCGGCCGATCATCGACCGCCAACTCGGCCGCGAGGTTATGGGCATCGTGCAGGGCGGGTCGGTGTCGTGGCAGTTAGGGCGGCAGAGGGGGCTGGAACGCTGA